The following DNA comes from Mycobacteroides immunogenum.
TCTTCGGTGCGCGCCGCGAAGATGTCGGCATCGGTGCTGCCGGAGAATGGGCGCAGCTCCAGGCTGTCTCCCGAGCTCGCGGGGCGCTCCATGAGTGTGAAAGTGAGCTGGCTGTTGAGGTCTTCAAGCTCTACGGCGTTCTTGCGGCGCTCATCCTTGGTCAGCTTGTCGAATGACATGCCCATGACCGCTTCGCCGCCCAAGTGCGACGTGCCCAGCAGGGTGGCGATCGCCTCGATGGCGCTCTTTCGGTCATCGGCTTCCACAATCAGGTCAAGCACTTCGTGACGCCGTTCGAACGCACTCGTGAGTGCATCGGCAATCTCGCGACGGGTGGCAAGGCGATCGTGATCGGTCATGGCGCCAGCCTACGGCGGGTGGGCCAGTGGCGCTCAGGAAACGTTGAGTACAAAGGTTGACTAATTCGCGCGGGCGCGCAGTGTCACCGTTCGGTCACGGTACGACAACTC
Coding sequences within:
- a CDS encoding GNAT family N-acetyltransferase; this translates as MTDHDRLATRREIADALTSAFERRHEVLDLIVEADDRKSAIEAIATLLGTSHLGGEAVMGMSFDKLTKDERRKNAVELEDLNSQLTFTLMERPASSGDSLELRPFSGSTDADIFAARTEEVGEAGDGSRAPAGVLEDELRAALARIDDEEAAWFVAVEGPSKVGMVFGELIDGEVNVRIWVHPDHRKKGYGTAALRKSRSVMAAYFPAVPMVVRAPGAQPS